A genome region from Chloroflexaceae bacterium includes the following:
- a CDS encoding acetylornithine/succinylornithine family transaminase, translated as MTTEQTAAALQADRDYILQTYVKPPFVIERGEGVYLFDAEGRRYLDFVSGIAVNALGYGDPEVIATIAEQAARLIHVSNLYLTAPAGELARLLVTSHPAFDRVFFANSGAEAVEGAIKFARRYARDRAGEGKTAIIAFDGSFHGRTMGALAVTAREKYREPFMPLMPGVRFAAFNDSASLEATMGSDVCAVILEPVQGEGGLRVADAAFLRAARALCDRYGALLIFDEIQCGMGRTGTLWAHEPSGVHPDMMTIAKPLAGGLPIGAVLMSQAVADTIHVGDHGTTFGGNPLVTAVAGVVFRRISDPAFLARVREVSDYLDEALRDLAAERSDAIIELRGRGLMRGLRLTGSASAAREAAQERGLLVATAGEDVLRLLPPLIIEPRHVDDSIAILRQALK; from the coding sequence ATGACAACGGAGCAGACGGCGGCAGCGTTACAGGCTGATCGCGACTATATTCTCCAGACCTACGTGAAGCCCCCTTTCGTCATCGAGCGCGGTGAAGGGGTCTATCTCTTCGATGCCGAGGGGCGGCGTTATCTCGACTTTGTCAGTGGCATCGCCGTCAACGCCCTGGGCTATGGCGACCCCGAGGTGATCGCGACGATTGCCGAACAGGCCGCCAGGCTCATCCACGTCTCGAACCTGTACCTGACCGCTCCGGCGGGAGAGTTGGCGCGCCTGCTGGTGACCAGCCACCCGGCCTTTGATCGGGTCTTCTTTGCCAACAGCGGCGCCGAGGCGGTCGAGGGAGCGATCAAGTTTGCCCGGCGCTACGCCCGCGACCGCGCGGGCGAGGGCAAGACCGCGATCATCGCCTTTGACGGCTCGTTCCACGGGCGCACCATGGGCGCGCTGGCCGTTACAGCGCGTGAGAAGTACCGCGAGCCGTTTATGCCGCTCATGCCTGGCGTGCGCTTTGCCGCCTTCAACGACAGCGCCTCGCTCGAAGCGACCATGGGCTCCGACGTGTGCGCGGTGATCCTCGAACCGGTGCAGGGCGAGGGTGGCCTGCGCGTCGCCGACGCGGCCTTCCTGCGGGCCGCCCGCGCCCTCTGCGACCGCTACGGGGCGCTGCTGATCTTCGACGAGATCCAGTGCGGCATGGGGCGCACCGGCACGCTCTGGGCGCACGAGCCGTCCGGTGTGCATCCAGACATGATGACCATCGCCAAACCTCTCGCTGGCGGGCTGCCCATCGGCGCCGTGTTGATGAGCCAGGCGGTGGCCGATACCATCCACGTCGGCGATCACGGCACCACCTTCGGGGGCAATCCCCTCGTGACCGCCGTAGCCGGCGTCGTGTTCCGTCGCATCAGCGACCCCGCCTTCCTGGCGCGCGTGCGCGAGGTCAGCGATTACCTCGATGAGGCCCTGCGCGACCTGGCCGCTGAGCGCTCCGATGCGATCATCGAACTGCGCGGGCGCGGGCTGATGCGCGGCTTGCGCCTGACCGGGTCGGCCAGCGCCGCGCGTGAAGCCGCTCAGGAGCGCGGCCTGCTGGTTGCCACCGCTGGCGAGGACGTGCTGCGCCTGCTCCCCCCCCTGATCATCGAGCCGCGCCACGTGGACGACAGTATCGCTATCCTGCGCCAGGCGCTCAAATGA
- a CDS encoding adenylosuccinate synthase, with product MPVIALIGAQWGDEGKGHLVDLLAAKARLVVRYGGGNNAGHTVVNHLGAFKLHLVPSGIFDPAIVNVIGPGVVVNPEALLHEIGDLQARGVSTAKLFVSERAHVIMPYHILLDQLQEEARGEGRIGTTGRGIGPAFADKMNRSGIRMADLLHEETLLNRLRVVLEEKNRLLTKIYGAKPISLHDTYLRFLEFGRQLAEHITDVHPIINRAIDKDLPVLLEGAQGALLDVDHGTYPYVTSSPPGAAGACQGAGIGPTRLNAVIGVLKAYTTRVGEGPFPTEMHGPEADELRQIGTPWAEVGTTTGRLRRVGWFDAVLARYAVQINGIDTIAITKLDVLDNLPAIKICVGYRLNETYLEYPPATVAVLQRCEPIYEELPGWRVSTRDVRHFHDLPEAAQAYVARICHLVGARLGLVSVGPSREQVIQVVDLF from the coding sequence ATGCCCGTTATCGCATTAATTGGCGCCCAGTGGGGCGATGAGGGCAAGGGTCATCTGGTGGATCTGCTGGCGGCCAAGGCGCGGCTGGTAGTCCGCTACGGCGGCGGCAACAATGCGGGTCACACCGTTGTCAACCATCTTGGGGCATTTAAACTCCACCTGGTTCCTTCGGGGATCTTCGACCCTGCGATTGTGAATGTGATCGGCCCGGGGGTGGTCGTGAATCCCGAGGCGCTGCTGCACGAGATCGGCGATCTCCAGGCCCGCGGCGTGTCAACGGCAAAGCTGTTCGTGAGCGAGCGGGCTCACGTCATTATGCCGTACCATATCTTGCTCGACCAGCTCCAGGAAGAGGCTCGCGGCGAAGGGCGCATCGGCACCACCGGTCGTGGGATTGGCCCGGCCTTCGCCGACAAGATGAACCGCAGCGGCATCCGCATGGCCGATTTGCTGCATGAAGAGACCTTGCTCAACCGTCTGCGCGTGGTGCTCGAGGAAAAGAACCGCCTGCTCACCAAAATCTACGGCGCGAAGCCGATCTCCCTGCACGACACCTACCTGCGCTTCCTGGAGTTCGGTCGCCAGTTGGCCGAACACATCACCGACGTGCATCCGATCATCAACCGCGCGATTGACAAAGACCTGCCGGTGCTGCTGGAGGGCGCCCAGGGCGCGCTCCTCGACGTGGACCACGGAACCTACCCCTATGTCACCTCGTCGCCGCCGGGGGCGGCGGGGGCCTGTCAGGGCGCGGGCATTGGCCCGACCCGCCTGAACGCGGTCATTGGCGTGCTTAAAGCCTACACTACGCGTGTTGGCGAAGGGCCGTTCCCCACCGAAATGCACGGCCCGGAGGCTGACGAGCTCCGGCAGATCGGCACGCCCTGGGCCGAGGTGGGCACCACCACCGGCCGGCTGCGGCGCGTGGGCTGGTTCGACGCGGTGCTGGCGCGCTATGCGGTGCAGATCAACGGGATTGACACCATTGCCATCACCAAACTCGATGTGCTCGACAACCTGCCCGCGATCAAGATCTGCGTCGGCTACCGGCTCAACGAAACGTATCTGGAGTATCCTCCGGCTACCGTCGCGGTGCTGCAGCGCTGTGAACCGATCTACGAAGAACTGCCCGGCTGGCGCGTCTCTACCCGAGACGTGCGTCACTTCCACGATCTTCCCGAAGCGGCGCAGGCCTACGTGGCGCGCATCTGCCATCTGGTCGGCGCGCGGCTGGGCCTGGTGTCGGTCGGGCCGAGCCGCGAGCAGGTGATCCAGGTGGTTGATCTGTTTTAA
- a CDS encoding mycoredoxin, producing MNSQQPIVMYGASWCPDCRRALRVLQQHGAAFLYVNIEEDAAAAEYVVRVNNGYRSVPTIVFPDGSILVEPSNAELQAKLVG from the coding sequence ATGAACAGCCAGCAACCAATCGTTATGTACGGCGCCTCCTGGTGCCCCGACTGCCGCCGGGCGCTGCGGGTGCTGCAACAGCACGGCGCGGCGTTTTTGTACGTGAATATCGAGGAGGATGCGGCCGCAGCCGAATACGTGGTGCGGGTCAACAACGGGTACCGTAGCGTGCCCACCATCGTGTTCCCCGACGGCTCTATTCTGGTGGAACCTTCCAATGCGGAACTACAGGCCAAACTGGTAGGGTGA
- the sucC gene encoding ADP-forming succinate--CoA ligase subunit beta, protein MKLHEYQARDLLAKYGIPVTRGGVAVTPSEARAVAESIGGPVVVKAQVFVGGRGKAGGVKLADTPEQAEQVASQILGMSIKGLTVEKVLVAEAISYTREIYLSAILDRAAKRVTMIASAEGGVEIEEVARTKPEAIVKISAHPHLGLLDYQARELAFGIGLTDGRQARQFAQIASALYRVFVESDASLAEINPLVIRADGALQALDSKVLLDDSALFRHPDLAALRDSSDEPEAELRAREADLTYIKLDGSIGCMVNGAGLAMATMDVVKLYGGEPANFLDIGGGAGKEKVKTALQIILADPNVKAVMFNIFGGITRVDEVARGIVAALEEVQTDVPMVARLTGTNEEEGRRILAASRLIPAATLAEAAEKAVAAARGA, encoded by the coding sequence ATGAAGCTGCACGAGTATCAGGCGCGTGACTTGCTCGCAAAGTACGGTATTCCGGTCACTCGTGGCGGTGTTGCGGTTACTCCGAGTGAAGCGCGCGCCGTTGCCGAGTCTATCGGCGGCCCCGTGGTGGTTAAAGCGCAGGTGTTCGTCGGCGGCCGCGGAAAGGCCGGCGGCGTGAAACTGGCCGACACCCCCGAACAGGCCGAGCAGGTGGCCTCGCAGATCCTCGGCATGTCAATCAAGGGGTTGACCGTCGAAAAGGTGCTGGTGGCTGAGGCGATCAGCTATACCAGAGAGATCTACCTCAGCGCCATTCTCGACCGCGCCGCCAAGCGTGTAACGATGATCGCCTCGGCGGAGGGCGGCGTTGAAATTGAAGAAGTGGCCCGCACCAAGCCCGAGGCAATTGTGAAGATCTCCGCCCATCCGCACCTCGGCTTGCTCGATTACCAGGCCCGTGAACTGGCCTTTGGCATCGGCCTTACCGATGGCAGGCAGGCGCGCCAGTTCGCCCAGATCGCCTCGGCCCTCTATCGCGTCTTTGTCGAGTCCGATGCCTCCCTTGCCGAGATCAACCCGCTCGTGATCCGCGCCGATGGCGCCCTCCAGGCCCTCGACTCCAAGGTGTTGCTTGACGATAGCGCCCTCTTCCGCCATCCCGATCTCGCCGCCCTGCGTGACTCCTCCGATGAGCCTGAAGCTGAGTTGCGCGCTCGCGAGGCTGACCTGACCTATATCAAGCTCGATGGCTCCATCGGTTGTATGGTCAATGGCGCGGGGCTGGCTATGGCAACCATGGATGTCGTCAAGCTCTACGGCGGCGAACCGGCTAATTTTCTCGACATTGGCGGCGGCGCAGGCAAGGAGAAGGTCAAGACCGCCTTGCAGATCATCCTCGCCGACCCCAACGTGAAGGCGGTTATGTTCAACATCTTCGGCGGCATCACCCGCGTTGATGAGGTCGCCCGCGGCATTGTCGCCGCCCTCGAGGAGGTGCAGACCGATGTGCCCATGGTGGCGCGCCTCACCGGTACCAATGAGGAGGAGGGCCGGCGCATCCTTGCCGCCTCGCGCCTCATTCCCGCGGCGACCCTCGCCGAAGCCGCCGAGAAGGCCGTCGCCGCCGCTCGCGGCGCCTAG
- the gmd gene encoding GDP-mannose 4,6-dehydratase has translation MKRRALITGITGQDGSYLAEFLLSRGYDVIGMVRRTSTVNFERIKHFQDRITLVTGDLADEVSLISILREHRPGEVYNLAAQSFVQTSWAQPVFTGETTALGVTRMLDAVRIVDPEIRFYQASSSEMFGKVVEVPQTERTPFYPRSPYGVAKVYGHWITVNYRESYNMFACSGILFNHESPRRGLEFVTRKISHGVARIKLGLADELRLGNLDARRDWGFAGDYVEAMWLMLQQDHPDDYVVATGETHSVREFCELAFACVGLDYRDYVVQDERFMRPAEVDLLIGDATKARTTLGWRPRTNFQELVQMMVDADLQLLKEQNR, from the coding sequence ATGAAACGACGCGCGCTCATTACGGGGATCACCGGACAGGATGGCAGTTACCTGGCTGAGTTTCTCTTGAGCCGGGGTTATGACGTGATCGGCATGGTGCGCCGCACCAGCACGGTCAACTTTGAGCGTATCAAGCATTTCCAGGATCGCATTACCCTGGTCACCGGCGATCTCGCCGATGAGGTCTCGCTCATCTCAATTCTCCGCGAGCATCGTCCTGGCGAGGTGTATAACCTCGCCGCTCAGTCCTTCGTGCAGACCTCCTGGGCCCAGCCGGTGTTCACCGGCGAAACGACCGCCCTCGGCGTTACCCGTATGCTCGATGCCGTGCGCATTGTTGACCCGGAGATCCGTTTTTACCAGGCCAGCAGCAGCGAGATGTTCGGCAAAGTGGTTGAGGTGCCGCAGACCGAACGCACTCCCTTCTACCCCCGGAGTCCCTATGGGGTGGCAAAGGTCTACGGCCACTGGATCACGGTGAACTATCGCGAAAGTTACAACATGTTCGCCTGCTCGGGCATTCTCTTTAACCATGAGTCGCCCCGCCGCGGGCTTGAGTTTGTCACCCGCAAGATCTCCCACGGCGTGGCGCGGATCAAACTCGGCCTCGCTGACGAGTTGCGTCTCGGCAACCTCGATGCTCGACGCGACTGGGGCTTTGCCGGGGACTATGTCGAGGCGATGTGGTTGATGCTCCAGCAGGATCATCCCGATGATTACGTCGTCGCTACCGGAGAAACCCATTCGGTACGCGAGTTCTGCGAGCTTGCCTTTGCGTGCGTAGGTCTGGATTATCGCGATTACGTCGTGCAGGACGAGCGCTTTATGCGACCGGCCGAGGTGGATTTGCTGATTGGTGACGCTACCAAGGCGCGGACCACGCTAGGCTGGCGTCCGCGCACCAATTTTCAGGAACTGGTACAGATGATGGTTGACGCTGACTTGCAACTTCTCAAGGAGCAGAACCGATGA
- a CDS encoding inositol-3-phosphate synthase, translating to MNDKKIRVAIIGVGNCASSLVQGVHYYRDADENDAVPGLMHVNLGGYHIRDIEFSAAFDIADTKVGKDLSEAIFAPPNNTYRFASVPFLGVPVSRGMTHDGIGKYLSQVITKAPGPTDDIAGILKRTGTDVVVSYLPVGSEMATKWYVEQILEAGCAFINCVPVFIASQAYWRRRFEEKGLPIIGDDVKSQVGATITHRVLATLFQERGVRLDRTYQLNIGGNTDFLNMLERERLESKKISKTNAVTSQLPYDLPPEAVHIGPSDYVPWLGDRKWAYIRMEGTTFGDVPLNLELKLEVWDSPNSAGVVIDAIRCAKLALDRGIAGALYAPSSYFMKTPPKQYTDYEARDFTERFIRGEATPK from the coding sequence GTGAACGACAAGAAGATCCGTGTCGCGATTATCGGCGTCGGCAACTGCGCCTCGTCGCTGGTGCAGGGAGTGCACTACTACCGCGACGCCGACGAAAACGATGCTGTTCCCGGGTTAATGCACGTCAACCTGGGCGGGTACCACATCAGAGACATTGAGTTTTCGGCGGCCTTTGACATTGCCGACACCAAAGTCGGCAAAGATCTTTCCGAAGCAATCTTCGCCCCGCCAAACAACACCTACCGCTTCGCCAGCGTTCCGTTCCTGGGCGTGCCGGTCTCGCGGGGGATGACCCACGACGGCATCGGGAAATATTTGAGCCAGGTGATCACCAAGGCGCCGGGGCCGACCGACGATATCGCAGGTATCCTCAAACGCACGGGAACCGACGTGGTTGTCTCGTATCTGCCGGTAGGCAGCGAAATGGCCACGAAGTGGTACGTTGAGCAGATCCTCGAAGCCGGCTGCGCGTTCATCAACTGTGTGCCGGTATTCATCGCCAGCCAGGCCTACTGGCGGCGGCGCTTTGAAGAGAAAGGGCTGCCAATCATCGGCGACGACGTCAAGAGCCAGGTCGGGGCAACGATCACCCATCGCGTGCTGGCAACCCTGTTTCAAGAGCGGGGAGTGCGCCTTGACCGGACCTACCAGTTGAACATTGGCGGCAACACCGACTTCTTGAACATGCTGGAGCGCGAGCGCCTGGAGAGCAAGAAGATCAGCAAGACCAACGCCGTCACCAGCCAGTTGCCCTACGACCTGCCACCGGAAGCGGTGCACATCGGGCCGAGCGACTATGTGCCGTGGCTCGGCGACCGGAAGTGGGCCTACATTCGCATGGAGGGAACCACCTTCGGCGACGTGCCGTTGAATCTGGAGTTAAAACTGGAGGTGTGGGACTCGCCGAACTCGGCGGGAGTGGTGATTGACGCCATCCGCTGCGCAAAGCTGGCCCTGGATCGGGGCATTGCCGGGGCATTATATGCGCCGAGCAGCTACTTTATGAAGACGCCGCCCAAACAGTACACCGACTACGAGGCGCGCGACTTCACCGAGCGTTTCATTCGCGGGGAAGCGACGCCGAAGTAA
- a CDS encoding chemotaxis protein CheW, with protein sequence MSDYATPVLAPQEGRHSDPSASLIVRAGVELYALPGACVREVTRWRAPTPVPGAPAVIPGIINQRGSILPVVDLRIALGLPAGAPERSTRFVVLHHETAALALLVDAVLDLALLDDATFEPPPAGQARLLGAVSRYEQHPLGVIDPAALVAAVQEGL encoded by the coding sequence ATGAGCGATTATGCCACCCCGGTTCTCGCCCCTCAAGAAGGGCGACACAGCGACCCCTCCGCCAGCCTGATCGTGCGGGCCGGCGTTGAATTATACGCCCTGCCTGGCGCCTGTGTGCGTGAAGTGACCCGCTGGCGCGCGCCAACTCCGGTTCCCGGCGCGCCAGCGGTGATCCCCGGCATTATCAACCAGCGGGGTAGTATCTTGCCAGTCGTTGATCTGCGGATCGCCCTGGGTCTCCCTGCCGGCGCTCCCGAACGCTCGACCCGCTTCGTGGTTCTGCATCACGAGACGGCGGCCCTCGCCTTGCTCGTGGACGCCGTGCTCGACCTGGCGCTTCTCGACGACGCTACGTTCGAGCCGCCGCCCGCGGGTCAGGCGCGTCTCCTTGGGGCCGTGAGCCGTTACGAGCAGCATCCCCTGGGAGTGATTGACCCCGCCGCACTGGTCGCCGCCGTGCAGGAGGGGCTGTAG
- a CDS encoding methyl-accepting chemotaxis protein: MQQSVERVVGAFPEPSLLRDNLGVMRLLIAGGIVVVGLFWAVTIGLWLFQSVGGVVSVVASLIAVLALLLYLGAYYLLRRGQTLASRRVVCFGMLLGAAFAVFLLGGATGPLAMLFFIPIISAGLLGHGRDGLHIAAGAILIYALMFGGQSGGWYRPILLPDWVYLVNFIITAVFLAVVAWLSGRDLLQVVAQSQERAEELLHKTEQLIEKNIQQVELGSELAAAAQELQVASQQQASGATEQASAVAQVSSTIEELGSTARQIAQAAEQVAQAAQQTLENLSSGQDAVDESIHAMERIRGRVSDVTSRVLSLGERSQQIGEIIDLIDDISDETHLLALNAAIEAAGAGEHGRRFAVVAAEVKSLANRTLAAAKEVKGVIAEIRQATSAAVLAAEEGSKEVERGVELAHRAGQIMDNIVMMAERTAQSAAEIGLATAQQQSASEQVVETMREIAEVARQTALGSRQMAESAATLTAIADRLHGIAFEKGEP; the protein is encoded by the coding sequence ATGCAGCAGTCAGTTGAACGTGTCGTGGGCGCCTTCCCCGAACCATCCCTCCTCCGCGATAACCTGGGGGTGATGCGCCTGCTGATTGCCGGCGGCATCGTGGTGGTTGGTCTCTTCTGGGCGGTGACCATCGGCCTCTGGCTGTTCCAGAGCGTTGGCGGCGTTGTCAGCGTTGTGGCATCGCTGATCGCCGTCCTGGCGCTCCTGCTGTACCTGGGGGCCTATTACCTGCTCCGGCGCGGGCAAACCCTTGCCAGCCGGCGGGTGGTCTGCTTCGGGATGCTCCTCGGGGCCGCCTTTGCAGTCTTCTTGCTTGGAGGCGCCACCGGCCCACTGGCGATGCTCTTCTTCATTCCGATCATCAGCGCCGGCTTGCTGGGCCATGGCCGCGATGGTCTGCATATTGCCGCTGGCGCCATTCTGATCTACGCACTCATGTTCGGGGGGCAATCGGGCGGATGGTACCGTCCCATCCTGCTGCCAGACTGGGTGTACCTTGTGAACTTCATCATCACCGCGGTGTTTCTGGCCGTGGTCGCCTGGCTGAGCGGGCGCGATCTCTTGCAGGTGGTGGCCCAGTCGCAGGAACGGGCCGAAGAGTTGCTGCACAAGACCGAGCAACTGATCGAAAAGAATATCCAGCAGGTTGAACTGGGCAGCGAACTGGCCGCTGCCGCTCAGGAATTGCAGGTGGCCTCGCAGCAGCAGGCCAGTGGCGCGACCGAGCAGGCCAGCGCCGTGGCGCAGGTCTCAAGCACTATCGAGGAACTGGGCAGCACCGCGCGGCAGATCGCCCAGGCCGCCGAACAGGTCGCCCAGGCCGCCCAGCAAACGCTGGAGAACCTGAGCAGCGGCCAGGACGCGGTGGACGAGAGCATTCACGCCATGGAGCGCATCCGCGGGCGCGTTTCCGACGTGACCAGCCGTGTGCTGAGCCTCGGCGAGCGTTCGCAGCAGATCGGCGAGATTATTGACCTGATTGACGACATCTCCGACGAAACCCACCTGCTGGCGCTCAACGCTGCCATTGAAGCCGCCGGCGCCGGCGAGCACGGCCGCCGCTTCGCCGTGGTGGCCGCCGAGGTCAAGAGCCTGGCCAACCGCACCCTGGCCGCCGCCAAGGAGGTCAAGGGGGTCATCGCTGAGATCCGTCAGGCCACCTCCGCGGCGGTGCTGGCCGCCGAAGAGGGCAGCAAAGAGGTTGAGCGCGGCGTGGAACTGGCCCATCGCGCCGGGCAGATAATGGATAACATCGTGATGATGGCCGAACGCACCGCCCAGAGCGCCGCCGAGATCGGCCTGGCTACCGCCCAGCAGCAGAGCGCCAGCGAACAGGTGGTGGAGACCATGCGCGAAATCGCCGAGGTGGCCCGCCAGACGGCCCTCGGCTCGCGCCAGATGGCCGAGTCGGCCGCCACGCTGACCGCCATCGCCGATCGCCTGCACGGTATTGCGTTTGAGAAGGGCGAGCCGTAG
- a CDS encoding hybrid sensor histidine kinase/response regulator, whose protein sequence is MDLAAFHQQFREEAVENVRVLQDGLLALETETDAGARRATVDRIFRAMHTIKGSARVLGFEPIGRLAHALENLLGELRQDRRAFDRPLADALLRGGDAILALSDAAVAGRAPSLNVEALIASLPPPSGGPVSAPGSTAPPASTPAADPASNVPPVAPAPPARAARQTVRVRVDRLDRMLNLAGELVVSQQMLADYADELRALHAAVERQLRALNQLEAELARLRFSPMQRQALDRSLAAAREAGAQASLLAQRQTERFSRHASQHEMLVRDIEQEVMAARLLPIATVFGSLPRAVRDLAQATGKQVRLSLYGETVELDRKVLEAIADPLLHLVRNAVDHGIETPEERQAAGKAPQGRLTIRAEAASSEVHVVVSDDGRGIDPQLLREHAVRRGVVTAESAARLPDHEALELIFAPGFSTASVITDISGRGVGMDVVRQNLAELGGRVEVESHPGKGTSVTLILPLTLVTTHVLLVRVGRDTFALPASACRGAIWVDRQQVRSLEGQPILEHEGRMVAVLQLAHLLGIESPATVPGNGRTPAVLTGGAQRPVALLVDELLDEREVVIKPLGTLLAPQRRFSGAVQLGDGNLVLLLNLAHLMQPGRNIALDTSTVTRRARRLLVADDSFATRELIRSMLQSAGYDVVVAVDGMDALEALRSEPIDLVVSDIEMPRLNGFELVTRIRAEPRFHHLPVVLVTSLASEEHRRRGLEVGAQAYIVKSQFDQQSLLEVVRRLLGDGR, encoded by the coding sequence ATGGACCTCGCCGCCTTCCACCAGCAGTTTCGCGAAGAAGCTGTCGAAAATGTCCGGGTTTTACAGGACGGCCTGCTTGCCCTTGAGACGGAAACCGATGCAGGTGCTCGGCGGGCGACGGTGGACCGCATCTTCCGCGCCATGCATACGATCAAAGGCTCGGCCCGCGTGCTGGGGTTCGAGCCGATCGGCCGGCTGGCCCATGCGCTCGAGAATCTGCTGGGCGAGTTGCGCCAGGACCGGCGCGCGTTTGATCGGCCCCTTGCCGACGCGCTGCTGCGCGGCGGCGACGCCATTCTCGCGCTGAGTGACGCTGCGGTGGCGGGGCGCGCCCCCTCGCTGAACGTGGAGGCGCTGATCGCCAGCCTGCCGCCGCCTTCCGGGGGCCCGGTTTCCGCTCCCGGCTCTACGGCCCCTCCTGCCTCTACGCCTGCCGCTGATCCGGCCTCCAACGTCCCGCCGGTCGCTCCCGCTCCGCCGGCCCGAGCTGCACGCCAGACGGTGCGCGTTCGCGTTGACCGGCTCGACCGCATGCTCAACCTCGCCGGGGAGCTGGTCGTGAGCCAGCAAATGCTGGCCGATTATGCCGACGAACTGCGCGCTCTGCACGCGGCGGTTGAGCGCCAGCTACGGGCCCTGAACCAGCTCGAAGCCGAACTGGCGCGCCTGCGCTTCTCGCCGATGCAACGGCAGGCGCTCGACCGATCCCTGGCGGCGGCGCGCGAAGCGGGCGCCCAGGCCTCCTTGCTCGCGCAACGGCAGACCGAGCGGTTCAGCCGGCATGCCAGCCAGCACGAGATGCTGGTGCGTGATATCGAACAGGAAGTGATGGCGGCGCGCCTGCTGCCGATTGCCACGGTCTTCGGCAGTCTGCCGCGGGCTGTGCGCGACCTGGCTCAGGCCACCGGCAAGCAGGTGCGTCTCTCGCTGTATGGCGAGACAGTAGAACTGGATCGCAAAGTGCTCGAAGCCATTGCCGACCCGCTGCTGCACCTGGTGCGTAACGCAGTGGACCACGGCATCGAAACGCCTGAGGAGCGCCAGGCTGCCGGCAAAGCGCCACAGGGCCGCCTGACGATACGCGCCGAGGCGGCCAGCAGCGAGGTGCACGTCGTCGTGAGCGACGATGGGCGTGGGATTGACCCCCAACTGCTACGCGAACACGCGGTGCGCCGGGGTGTCGTCACCGCCGAGAGCGCAGCGCGTCTGCCTGATCACGAGGCCCTGGAGTTGATCTTTGCCCCTGGCTTTTCAACCGCCAGCGTCATTACCGACATCTCCGGACGCGGAGTGGGCATGGATGTGGTGCGCCAGAATCTGGCTGAACTGGGCGGGCGGGTGGAGGTTGAGTCACACCCCGGCAAGGGTACGAGCGTCACGCTCATTCTCCCTCTTACGCTGGTTACCACGCACGTGTTGCTGGTGCGAGTAGGGCGCGATACATTCGCCCTGCCGGCCAGCGCCTGCCGTGGCGCCATCTGGGTGGATCGGCAGCAGGTGCGCTCCCTTGAGGGCCAGCCTATCCTCGAGCATGAAGGGCGCATGGTGGCGGTCCTCCAGCTTGCCCATCTTCTTGGCATAGAGTCTCCAGCAACAGTCCCCGGCAACGGGCGCACGCCCGCGGTGCTGACCGGGGGTGCGCAGCGACCGGTAGCGCTGCTGGTAGACGAATTGCTCGACGAGCGCGAGGTGGTGATCAAACCCCTGGGGACGCTGCTGGCACCGCAACGGCGCTTCAGCGGGGCCGTGCAACTCGGCGATGGCAACCTGGTCTTGCTGCTCAACCTGGCGCATTTGATGCAACCGGGCCGCAACATCGCCCTCGACACGTCCACGGTGACACGCCGCGCGCGACGACTGCTTGTCGCCGACGACTCGTTTGCCACCCGGGAGTTGATCCGCAGCATGTTGCAGTCCGCTGGCTACGACGTGGTTGTGGCCGTTGATGGCATGGATGCCCTGGAAGCGCTGCGGAGCGAGCCGATTGACCTGGTGGTGAGCGACATCGAGATGCCGCGCCTCAACGGCTTCGAACTGGTCACGCGCATCCGCGCTGAACCCCGCTTCCATCACCTGCCGGTCGTACTGGTCACCAGCCTGGCCTCTGAGGAGCATCGCCGGCGCGGGCTGGAAGTCGGCGCACAGGCGTACATCGTCAAAAGCCAGTTCGACCAGCAGAGCCTGCTGGAAGTCGTGCGGCGGCTTCTCGGCGACGGACGGTAG
- a CDS encoding response regulator produces the protein MAAKILVVDDSRLVTDIVKLRLEMCGYEVVLAHSGEEALARIAEEAPDLLVLDVQMPGIDGYEVCRRLRDDPRFDALRIIMLTSTDDKHAAFEAGVDDYLNKDIDLLNLPNRVKLVLEML, from the coding sequence ATGGCAGCGAAGATCCTGGTGGTTGACGATAGCCGGCTCGTAACCGATATCGTGAAGCTTCGATTGGAAATGTGCGGCTACGAGGTCGTTCTGGCCCATAGCGGCGAGGAGGCCCTCGCACGCATTGCGGAAGAGGCGCCCGATCTCCTGGTGCTCGATGTGCAAATGCCGGGCATTGACGGCTACGAAGTCTGCCGCCGGCTGCGGGACGATCCACGCTTTGATGCCTTGCGCATCATTATGCTTACTTCGACCGACGACAAACACGCTGCGTTCGAAGCAGGGGTGGATGACTATCTCAACAAAGACATAGACCTGCTGAACTTGCCGAACCGCGTGAAGCTGGTGCTTGAAATGTTATAA